Below is a window of Streptomyces sp. WMMB303 DNA.
CCCGAACCCCAGGACCGGGTGGCGGCCATCGAGAAGCACCTCTGCTTCCCGGACGTCCAGGTCAGCTGACGGCCGCAGGAGCCGATGCCGGCTGAGAGCCGGAACCCGGATCCGATGCCGGGCCGGACAAGCCGGAAGGGCGGGCACCCCGTGGGATGCCCGCCCTTCCGCCGCCCTCGGCGGGCGGTACTGCCTGTGTGCGGCTCGGACTCAGAAGTCCATGCCGCCCATGCCACCGGCGGCAGCCGCGTCGGCGCCCGCGGCGGCCTTCTCCGGCTTGTCGGCGATGACGGCCTCGGTGGTGAGGAAGAGCGCCGCGATGGAGGCGGCGTTCTGCAGCGCGGAGCGCGTCACCTTGGCCGGGTCGAGGATGCCCTCGGCGATCATGTCGACGTACTCGCCGGTCGCCGCGTTCAGACCGTGGCCCGGGGTCAGGTTGCGCACCTTCTCCACGATGACACCGCCCTCGAGGCCGGCGTTGACCGCGATCTGCTTGAGCGGGGCTTCCAGAGCCAGCTTGACGGCGGCGGCACCGGTGGCCTCGTCGCCCGCCAGGTCCAGCTTCTCGAAGACCGAGGAAGCCTGCAGCAGGGCGACGCCACCGCCGGCGACGATGCCCTCCTCGACGGCCGCCTTCGCGTTGCGGACGGCGTCCTCGATGCGGTGCTTGCGCTCCTTGAGCTCGACCTCGGTGGCGGCACCGGCCTTGATGACGGCCACGCCGCCGGCCAGCTTGGCCAGTCGCTCCTGGAGCTTCTCGCGGTCGTAGTCCGAGTCGCTGTTCTCGATCTCGGCGCGGATCTGGTTGACCCGGCCGGCGACCTGGTCGCTGTCGCCCGCACCGTCGACGATGGTGGTCTCGTCCTTGGTGATCTGGACCTTGCGCGCCCGGCCCAGCAGGTCGAGGCCCGCGTTCTCCAGCTTGAGGCCGACCTCCTCGGAGATGACCTGACCGCCGGTGAGGATGGCGATGTCGTTGAGCATCGCCTTGCGGCGGTCGCCGAAGCCCGGGGCCTTGACGGCGACGGACTTGAAGGTGCCGCGGATCTTGTTGACGACCAGCGTGGACAGGGCCTCGCCCTCGACGTCCTCCGCGATGATCAGCAGCGGCTTGCCCGACTGCATGACCTTCTCCAGCAGCGGAAGGAGGTCCTTCACGTTGCTGATCTTGGAGTTGACGATGAGGATGTAGGGGTCCTCGAGCTCCGCCTCCATGCGCTCCATGTCGGTGGCGAAGTAGGCGGAGATGTAGCCCTTGTCGAAGCGCATGCCCTCGGTGAGCTCCAGCTCGAGCCCGAAGGTCTGCGACTCCTCGACGGTGATGACGCCTTCCTTGCCGACCTTGTCCATAGCCTCGGCGATCAGCTCACCGATCTGGGTGTCGGCCGCGGAGATGGAGGCGGTGGAGGCGATCTGCTCCTTGGTCTCCACGTCCTTCGCCTGCTCCAGCAGAGCGGCGGAGACAGCCTCGGTGGCCTGCTCGATACCGCGCTTGAGGGCCATCGGGTTGGCACCCGCGGCGACGTTGCGCAGACCCTCGCGGACCAGCGCCTGGGCGAGCACGGTGGCGGTCGTCGTGCCGTCACCGGCGACGTCGTCCGTCTTCTTGGCGACCTCCTTGACCAGCTCGGCGCCGATCTTCTCGTAGGAGTCCTCGAGCTCGATCTCCTTGGCGATGGAGACACCGTCGTTGGTGATCGTGGGGGCGCCCCACTTCTTCTCCAGAACGACGTTGCGGCCCTTGGGGCCGAGCGTGACCTTGACGGCGTCGGCAAGCTGGTTCATGCCACGCTCAAGACCGCGCCGCGCCTCCTCGTCAAAGGCGATGATCTTGGCCATGTGGGTTGGTCCTCCCTGGCTTCCCCCATGCGTCGAGCGCAAGGGGAGGGTTGGATTGCTCCGGACCGCGTGGCGCCCGCGACGGACGGCCTGAGACCCGGCGGTTCCTTCCCCACCCGGCTGCGGCCTCACCGACCCGGTCCTTCTTTGTCACTCTCACTCGCAGAGTGCTAACCCAATGATTAGCACTCGGGCATGGAGAGTGCAAGCGACGGCGAAGCCGTCTCCGGGTGGGGTGGCGGTCGGGTGACCCGGGGGCGCGAGCCCCACGGACGGCGGACGAGGGACAGCGGACAGCAGACAGCGGAGAAGGGGCCGCACCCTCGGGCGCGACCCCTTCTCCGCTGTGTCTGCAGCTCTGCGCAGTCCGGCGACACTCAGCCGGTCACGCGGACCATGTCCGCCTGCGGCCCCTTCTGACCCTGCGAAATCTCGAACTCGACCCGCTGCCCTTCGTCGAGAGTGCGGTAACCGTCCATCTGGATCGCGCTGTAGTGGACGAACACGTCCGCACCACCGTCGACCGCGATGAAGCCGTACCCCTTCTCCGCGTTGAACCACTTGACGGTGCCCTGAGCCATTCCTAACTCCCCTATTACTGGCCCTTGCGCGAGCCCGCACTTCGCGAACCCGGGTCAGACCTCACCCCCATGAGCAAGCGGGGGCGTGCGCCGGAACGCGTCGACCGCCGCTGAATGTATCTGCACGGACGCCCTGTGCAACAGGTCAATCGGACGAGAATTCTGGGCACGGCTGATCGGAAATAAGCCTCAACTGGGCCTGAAGCAGGGCAAGTCGGGCCAGACATTTGGAGTCTTCGCGACAATTACCGTCCGGTTTTCGACCGTAACTTGTCCCGTTGTCATCGCGGCGCCGTCCCGTCCGCGGCCGTGCCCGACGCGGTCCGTGCGGCGGTCGGCGGGTGCCGGGTGGGGGAACTCCCGTCACTCTACCGCCTCCCGAAACACGGAATCGCCCCCTCCGTTTCCCTTCGGAGAGGGCGACCCCGTGCCGTAGGCCCTGCTGGCGAGCGGTGGTGCGGAACTCGGCCGGCCGGCGGCGGACGGACCGATCCGACGGGCGAGCGGGCGACCGACCGGTCAGCCGCCGGCGACCGCCGGAATGATGGAGACCCCGGTGCCGTCCGGGGTGGGGGTCTGCAACCCCTGTTCGAAGCGGACGTCGTCGTCGTTGACGTAGACGTTGACGAAGCGGCGCAGCTTCCCGGCGTCGTCCAGGACACGGGCGGAGATGCCCGTGTGGTTCTTCTCCAGGTCCGCCAGCACCTCGGCGAGGGTCCCGCCCTCGGCGCTGACCTCGGCCCGACCGCCCGTGTAGGTGCGGAGGATGGTGGGGATCCGGACGTTGACGCTCATGTCGATCTTCCTCACGTGTAGGGGACGCGTCCCAGGGGCCCGCTCCGGCACTCCCGGTGCGGAACACCGGGCAAACACCGGGGGGCGGATTTCAGCCGTTCGGGGCGCCGCGGGCGTGCGAGGCCCGCGGCCCTCGAGGCGCCGCGGTGCTCCCGGGGCGCCGCACGCCCCGGGAGACCCCGGTCAGGCCAGACCGGCCTCGCGGAAGGCGGCCAGGTTGGGGCGGATCACGGCGGTGGGCCGCGCCGTGGCGGCCACGGCGTCGAGGGTCTTGAGTCCGTCGCCGGTATTCAGGACGACCGTCGTGAGCGTCGGGTCGATGGCACCGGACTCGATCAGCTTGCGGGTCACGCCCAGCGTGACGCCCCCGGCCGTCTCCGCGAACACCCCTTCGGTCCGGGCGAGCAGCGAGATCGACTCCACGATCTCGGCGTCGTTCACGTCGTCGGCGGCGCCGCCCGTGCGCGTGCAGATGTCGACCACGTACGGCCCGTCCGCCGGGTCCCCGATGGCCAGCGACTTGGCGATGGTGTCCGGCTGCTTGACCGGCCGGACGGCACCGGTGCCGTCCTTGTACGCGCGGGACACCGGCGAGCAGCCCTCGGCCTGCGCGGCGTAGATGCGGTACGGCTTGTCCTCGACGAGGCCGAGCCGGATCAGCTCCCGCAGCCCCTTGTCGATCTTCACGAGCTGGCAGCCGGAGGCGACGGGGATGACGAGCTGGTCGGGAAGCTGCCAGCCGAGCTGCTCGCAGATCTCGTACGCCAGGGACTTCGAGCCCTCGGCGTAGAACGGCCGCAGATTGACGTTCGTGAAGCCCCAGCCCTCGCCCAGCGGGTCGCCGATGAGTTCGGAGCAGAAGCGGTTCACGTCGTCGTAGGTGCCGTCGATCGCGACGAGCTCGCCGCCGTAGATCGCGGCCATCACCACCTTGGACTGCTCCAGCCCGTCCGGGATGAACACGCACGAACGCAGTCCGGCCCGGGCGGCGGCGGCGCCGACCGCCCCGGCCAGGTTGCCGGTCGAGGAGCAGGAGAGGGTGCTGAACCCGAAGGCGCGCGCCGCCTCCAGGGCAATGGCGACCGGGCGGTCCTTGAAGGAGTGGGTCGGGTTGCCGGAGTCGTCCTTGACGTAGAGGCCGCCGGTCACGCCCAGTTCGGCGGCGAGCCGGTCGGCCTTCACCAGCTGGGTGAGGCCGGGGTTCAGGTTCGGCTTCTCGGCGACGTCGGCAGGCACCGGCAGCAGCGGCGCGTAGCGCCACATCGAGGCGGGCCCGGCGGCGATGCGCCGCCGCAGCTCCTCCGGGTCACCGGAGGGGAGCTCGTAGGCCACTTCCAGCGGACCGAAACACTCCAGGCACACGAAGCTGGGGCCCAGCTCGGTGCGGGTGCCGCACTCACGGCAGGAGAGGGCCACTGCGGCGCCGAGGTCGTAGGGGGTGCTTCCGGCGGTGCCGGTGGAGGTGGTGCTGTTCGCTGCAACTGTCTGCACAGCCATGGAGGCGAGGCCCTTTCTCCTCATCTTCCCCGTGGCGTATCTCGTCACGGGCCGGAATTGGCACCGTCCCCACGAGGCGGTCTCGCCGTTGAGTCCGCGTACGCGCGGATCGCGGGATGGTTGCCGGGGCTTCAACGGGCCGTTCCCTCTGCCCCTCTGGATGAGCTGCACTATGGCTACGGGCGGCCGACAGCCGCCCGGGCGTTTGTGTCGCGGCGCCCCCGAGATGCGGAGGTCACCTGCGTTGTTCAAGACTGTAACCGACGGCGGTCACGCTTGAGGGGGACGTCCGAACCGCGAGATGGATCTTCCACTGCCCGTCCTCCCCGGTCCGGGGGCGGTAACGGTACCGCCGGGCGCTACCGGCCCGCCCCGCCACCGACTCACCGGACCGCCCGACCAGCCCGACCACGGATCCGACCAGCCCGACTACAGGAAGGCGCGCACGTGCTCGATGAAGTGGGCCGCTGGCTGCGGCGCCGTTCCTGGCGTGTCGCGGACCGGCCCCTGGAGAACCTGCTGGCGGCCAAGCGGCGCACCGGCACCACCGTCAGCGTGGTGCTGCCCGCGCTCGACGAGGAGGCCACCGTCGGCGACATCGTCTCGGTGATCCGCCGCGACCTGGCCACACCGCACCCCGGCACCGGGACCGCGCTGGTCGACGAGCTGATCGTGATGAACTCCGGCTCCACCGACCGGACCGCCGAGGTCGCCGCGGCCGCGGGGGCCGAGGTGGTGCACCGGGACGAGGTGCTGCCCAGGCTGCCGCCCCGCCCCGGCAAGGGCGAGGTGCTGTGGCGTTCCCTGCTGGCGACCAGCGGCGACATCGTCTGCTTCGTCGACGCCGACCTGCGCGAATTCTCACCGGACTTCGTCACCGGCATCGTCGGGCCGCTGCTGACCGAACCGGACGTGCACCTGGTCAAGGCGATGTACGACCGGCCGCTGCGGGACAGCCCGGCGGGCGGCGGGCGGGTGACCGAACTGGTGGCGCGTCCGCTGCTGAATCTGCACTGGCCCCGGCTGGCCGGCCTCGTCCAGCCGCTGGGCGGCGAGTACGCGGCGCGCCGTTCGCTGCTGGAGCGGCTGCCGTTCCCGGTGGGCTACGGAGTGGAGCTGGCGCTGCTGGTCGACACCCTGGAACTGCTGGGGCTGGACGCGCTGGCCCAGGTCGACGTGGGGGTCCGGCTGCACCGCAACCAGGACGGGCAGGCGCTCGGCCGGATGGCGACCGCCATCCACGCGGCGGCCGAGCGCCGCATCGCCCGGGGCCCGGCGACGGTGGACGGCGCGCGCAGCGGGATCGAGGCGCTGTCGGGCGGCACGGCGCTGACCCAGTTCGAGCGGGACGGTACGGGATGCTTCGTCCCCCGCGGCCACCTGGTGGACGTCGAGGAGCGCCCGCCGATGCGCACCGTGCCCGAGTACGGGCAGCGGATGGCGGCCTGACCGGTGCGGGGGTACCCCTGTCCGTGTTCCGGGGCCGACGGGCACGTTTGAGCGGTTTCGGCGGCGGCTAGGCTCGCGGCATGGCCGCTGGAGGAACACCGTCCGGAGCATCACCGCAGGCAGCAGGAGCGCGGGCAGCACAGGAGACCCCCGGAGCGCCGCAGACGGGGGGAGGCTCGGCGCGGGTGCTGGTGGCGTCCAACCGCGGCCCGGCGTCCTACACGCGCGCGGAGGACGGCACGCTCTCCGCCAGGCGCGGCGGCGGCGGGCTGGTGTCCGGACTGTCGGCCATCGGTCCGGAGGCGGACGCGCTGTGGGTGTGCGCCGCACTCGGCGACGGCGACCGCGAGGCGGCCCGGGCGGCGCGGGGACGACTGGACACCGGGGACACCGGCGGGCAGCCGGTGCGGATGCTGGACATCCCCGCCGACACCTTCGAGGCGGCCTACCACGGCGTCGCCAACTCCGTACTGTGGTTCACCCATCACATGCTGTACCACACGCCGCTGGAGCCCGTCTTCGACCAGGACTTCAGCGGCCAGTGGGCCGGTTACGAGGCGTACAACGCCGCTTTCGCGGACGCGCTGGCGCAGGAGGCCGACGACGGTGCCGCCGTCCTGGTGCAGGACTACCACCTCGCACTGGTCCCCGGCATGCTCCGCGCACGCCGCCCCGACCTGCGGATCGGCCACTTCTCGCACACGCCGTGGGCGCCCGCCGACTACTTCCGGCTGCTCCCGGACGACGTCGCCGCGCAGGTGCTGCGCGGCATGCTCGGCGCCGACCGGACCGCGTTCCTGACCGCGCGCTGGGCCCGGCTGTTCGCCGAGTGCTGTGCGCGGGTGCTGGGCGCCGCGGTCGAGGGCGGCGGCTCCCCGCGGGCGGACGCCTCGCCGCACGACTCCGCACCGCGGGACGCCTCGTCGGATGGCGCGGCGCCGGAGGACTTCTCGCTGACGGTGACGTACGAGGGCCGCACGACGCGTATCGGGGTGCATCCGCTCGGTGCGAACGGCGACTTCCTGCGCGAGCGGGCGCACCGGAGCGACGTCGCCGACCGGCTGGCGCAGTTGCGCGACCAGGTGGGCACCGGCCCCGACGGGGCCCCGCGCCGGGTTCTGGTCCGGGTGGACCGCACCGAGCTGTCCAAGAACATCGTCCGGGGCCTGTACGCGTACCGGCGGCTGCTGGCCGACCGCCCCGAGTGGCGTGAGCGCGTCGTCCACCTCGCGTTCGCCTACCCCTCGCGGCAGGACCTCGCCGTGTACCGGGACTACACGGCCGAGGTGAGCCGGGTCGCCGAGGAGATCAACCGGGAGTTCGGCACCGATGGCTGGACGCCGGTCGTGCTGCATGTGAAGGACGACTTCGCGAGGTCGCTGGCCGCCTACCGGATGGCGGACGTCGCGCTGGTGAACCCGGTGCGGGACGGGATGAATCTGGTGGCCAAGGAGGTTCCCGTGGTCTCGGACGCGGGCTGTGCGCTGGTGCTCTCCCGGGAGGCGGGTGCGCACGAGGAACTGGCGCCCGACGTGCTGTCCGTGAACCCGTTCGATGTGCGGGAGACGGCGGCCGCCCTCCGCACCGCGCTGGAGGCGGATCCGGCCGACCGCGCGGAGCGGACCCGCCGGCTGGCCGCGACCGCCACCTCCCGGCCGCCCGCCCGCTGGTTCCTCGACCAGTTGGAGGCGCTGCCCGGCTGACCCCCGCCCACGCCCCGCCGGACTCCCGGTCCGCGCGGGGCCGCCGGGTGGTGGCAGCCGGGCGGTGTCCGCGGTCAGCGCGGGGACTGGATTCCGTCCGCCAACGCCCGCAGCCAGGCCACCAGTCCGGCCGGGCCGGGGACCCGGACGTCCGCACCGTCGCGCAGTTCGGGAACCGCCTCGGCCGCCGCCTCGGGTGCGCTGTAGAGCAGCAGTCCCGGTACGCCCTCGGCGCGCAGGGCCGCGACAGCGGCGTAGGCGGGCAGGTCGCCGCGGTCGTCACCGGCGTAGACGACGGCGGTGGCGGACCGCTCGCGGACGAAGCCGGTGAGGGCTGCGCCCTTGTCGGCGCCCGGCGGCCGGAGTTCGAGCACCATGCGGCCCGGCTCCACCACGAGTCCGTGCCGCTCGGCCAGCGCGTACAGCGGCTCCCGCAGCAGCTCGAGGGCTTCGTCGGGCGAGGCGGCGCGCCGGGTGTGCACGGCGAGCGCCCGGCCCTTGTCCTCCGTCCAGGTGCCCTCCGGCGCCTCGGACTCGCGCAGCAGCCCGGGGAGTTCGGCCCGTACCGCGGCCACTCCGGCGGGTGGTTCGGGGGCGCGGACGACCGGATCCGCCGCGTCCCACCGCTCGGCCCCGTAGCCGCCCAGGACGGTGAGCCCCTCCAGTCCGGCGGCGCCGTCGAGGCCGCCGTACCGTACGGCTTCCGCCGCCGGGCGGCCGGTGATCACGGCGACGCCGGCCAGCCGCGGGGCGAGCCGCGCCAGCGCGGGGACCGCCTCGGGGTGCGCCCGGGCGTCCCGCGGATCGCCGACGATGGGTGCGAGGGTTCCGTCGAAGTCGAGCGCGAGCACGGTGCGGGCGGGGTCGGCGCGGACGGCGGCGAGCCCGGCGCGCCCCGCCTCCGTGTCGGGTTCGGGCAGCGGTGGATGCGCGGAAGGCTGCGGAAGCGACATGTTCGCACCTTAGCGAGCGGGCGGGGGCCGGGCCCGCGGGTCGGCCGGGTTCCGTGGCCGCCGGCGGGTCCGGGCTCCGGGGCCTTAGTGGGTGCGGTCCCGGGCGGCCTGCCGGAGGCGCCGCAGGCGGTTGACCGTCAGCGGATCGTGCCGGGCCGCCCGGGGGTCGTCGAGCAGCGCGTTGAGGTACTGGTAGTAGCGCACGGGCGACATCCCCAACTGCTCCCGGACGGCACGCTCCTTCTCGCCGGAGGGGGGCCGGCCGCGGGCTGCGAAGGCGAGC
It encodes the following:
- the groL gene encoding chaperonin GroEL (60 kDa chaperone family; promotes refolding of misfolded polypeptides especially under stressful conditions; forms two stacked rings of heptamers to form a barrel-shaped 14mer; ends can be capped by GroES; misfolded proteins enter the barrel where they are refolded when GroES binds), with the translated sequence MAKIIAFDEEARRGLERGMNQLADAVKVTLGPKGRNVVLEKKWGAPTITNDGVSIAKEIELEDSYEKIGAELVKEVAKKTDDVAGDGTTTATVLAQALVREGLRNVAAGANPMALKRGIEQATEAVSAALLEQAKDVETKEQIASTASISAADTQIGELIAEAMDKVGKEGVITVEESQTFGLELELTEGMRFDKGYISAYFATDMERMEAELEDPYILIVNSKISNVKDLLPLLEKVMQSGKPLLIIAEDVEGEALSTLVVNKIRGTFKSVAVKAPGFGDRRKAMLNDIAILTGGQVISEEVGLKLENAGLDLLGRARKVQITKDETTIVDGAGDSDQVAGRVNQIRAEIENSDSDYDREKLQERLAKLAGGVAVIKAGAATEVELKERKHRIEDAVRNAKAAVEEGIVAGGGVALLQASSVFEKLDLAGDEATGAAAVKLALEAPLKQIAVNAGLEGGVIVEKVRNLTPGHGLNAATGEYVDMIAEGILDPAKVTRSALQNAASIAALFLTTEAVIADKPEKAAAGADAAAAGGMGGMDF
- the otsB gene encoding trehalose-phosphatase yields the protein MSLPQPSAHPPLPEPDTEAGRAGLAAVRADPARTVLALDFDGTLAPIVGDPRDARAHPEAVPALARLAPRLAGVAVITGRPAAEAVRYGGLDGAAGLEGLTVLGGYGAERWDAADPVVRAPEPPAGVAAVRAELPGLLRESEAPEGTWTEDKGRALAVHTRRAASPDEALELLREPLYALAERHGLVVEPGRMVLELRPPGADKGAALTGFVRERSATAVVYAGDDRGDLPAYAAVAALRAEGVPGLLLYSAPEAAAEAVPELRDGADVRVPGPAGLVAWLRALADGIQSPR
- a CDS encoding trehalose-6-phosphate synthase — encoded protein: MAAGGTPSGASPQAAGARAAQETPGAPQTGGGSARVLVASNRGPASYTRAEDGTLSARRGGGGLVSGLSAIGPEADALWVCAALGDGDREAARAARGRLDTGDTGGQPVRMLDIPADTFEAAYHGVANSVLWFTHHMLYHTPLEPVFDQDFSGQWAGYEAYNAAFADALAQEADDGAAVLVQDYHLALVPGMLRARRPDLRIGHFSHTPWAPADYFRLLPDDVAAQVLRGMLGADRTAFLTARWARLFAECCARVLGAAVEGGGSPRADASPHDSAPRDASSDGAAPEDFSLTVTYEGRTTRIGVHPLGANGDFLRERAHRSDVADRLAQLRDQVGTGPDGAPRRVLVRVDRTELSKNIVRGLYAYRRLLADRPEWRERVVHLAFAYPSRQDLAVYRDYTAEVSRVAEEINREFGTDGWTPVVLHVKDDFARSLAAYRMADVALVNPVRDGMNLVAKEVPVVSDAGCALVLSREAGAHEELAPDVLSVNPFDVRETAAALRTALEADPADRAERTRRLAATATSRPPARWFLDQLEALPG
- a CDS encoding glucosyl-3-phosphoglycerate synthase yields the protein MLDEVGRWLRRRSWRVADRPLENLLAAKRRTGTTVSVVLPALDEEATVGDIVSVIRRDLATPHPGTGTALVDELIVMNSGSTDRTAEVAAAAGAEVVHRDEVLPRLPPRPGKGEVLWRSLLATSGDIVCFVDADLREFSPDFVTGIVGPLLTEPDVHLVKAMYDRPLRDSPAGGGRVTELVARPLLNLHWPRLAGLVQPLGGEYAARRSLLERLPFPVGYGVELALLVDTLELLGLDALAQVDVGVRLHRNQDGQALGRMATAIHAAAERRIARGPATVDGARSGIEALSGGTALTQFERDGTGCFVPRGHLVDVEERPPMRTVPEYGQRMAA
- a CDS encoding cold-shock protein; its protein translation is MAQGTVKWFNAEKGYGFIAVDGGADVFVHYSAIQMDGYRTLDEGQRVEFEISQGQKGPQADMVRVTG
- a CDS encoding MoaD/ThiS family protein, which translates into the protein MSVNVRIPTILRTYTGGRAEVSAEGGTLAEVLADLEKNHTGISARVLDDAGKLRRFVNVYVNDDDVRFEQGLQTPTPDGTGVSIIPAVAGG
- the thrC gene encoding threonine synthase; translation: MAVQTVAANSTTSTGTAGSTPYDLGAAVALSCRECGTRTELGPSFVCLECFGPLEVAYELPSGDPEELRRRIAAGPASMWRYAPLLPVPADVAEKPNLNPGLTQLVKADRLAAELGVTGGLYVKDDSGNPTHSFKDRPVAIALEAARAFGFSTLSCSSTGNLAGAVGAAAARAGLRSCVFIPDGLEQSKVVMAAIYGGELVAIDGTYDDVNRFCSELIGDPLGEGWGFTNVNLRPFYAEGSKSLAYEICEQLGWQLPDQLVIPVASGCQLVKIDKGLRELIRLGLVEDKPYRIYAAQAEGCSPVSRAYKDGTGAVRPVKQPDTIAKSLAIGDPADGPYVVDICTRTGGAADDVNDAEIVESISLLARTEGVFAETAGGVTLGVTRKLIESGAIDPTLTTVVLNTGDGLKTLDAVAATARPTAVIRPNLAAFREAGLA